In the Arthrobacter zhaoxinii genome, one interval contains:
- a CDS encoding O-antigen polysaccharide polymerase Wzy family protein: MRTNQLGRRPAPVSDGPGADTRPGVRTAVALVAFLLFAVVFPLEIRDAGAVYFTDADFLIRYAVALYAAVKLALLLWHSDIRPMAAVFWIFVYTGMGLAPLAQLTTGRSTAVAVQVDDVALTTTSLLTLVGCVCFDAAYHLRLRKHGREPQLRFRTLRSMDVLRIFSVAAVVAALVYVVQAGGLSVFFLSRQEAGHALDEISPDSGHALRAIISSAGSVGCLTALIFYLHVWRTRDRALAAVDGLLMAALLAMNIVVNNPVSNSRYWTLAVLFGLMLPLIRGRKNLFNAAVVGGVIASIVIFPLSDITRRAGGQGTPVNLDSVWIVIATKDYDQFTMLANTLAYTDNNGFSWGLQALGPLLFWVPRVIWANKPLDTGVEVGQWMNSVNLNLSAPLWAEAWINFGLPGLILVFAALGMLSRRLDSGFRAEILSKGAVGYLGISILAGYLFILLRGSLLQSMGRLMILVLSVAILTAVTNRRERLQP, encoded by the coding sequence ATGAGGACCAATCAGCTAGGACGTCGGCCTGCCCCCGTTTCCGACGGCCCCGGGGCTGACACGCGTCCCGGCGTACGCACCGCCGTCGCGCTTGTGGCCTTTCTGCTTTTCGCCGTGGTCTTTCCGTTGGAGATCCGGGATGCCGGAGCCGTCTATTTCACCGACGCCGACTTCCTGATCCGCTATGCCGTGGCGCTCTATGCGGCCGTGAAGCTTGCACTGCTGCTGTGGCACAGCGACATACGCCCCATGGCAGCGGTGTTTTGGATTTTCGTCTACACCGGCATGGGACTTGCACCGTTGGCGCAGCTGACCACCGGCCGTTCCACAGCCGTGGCCGTGCAGGTGGACGACGTTGCACTGACAACAACCAGCCTGCTCACACTGGTGGGATGCGTCTGTTTTGACGCCGCCTACCACCTGAGGCTGCGCAAGCACGGACGCGAACCGCAGCTGCGGTTCCGGACGCTGCGCAGCATGGACGTGCTGCGCATTTTCTCGGTAGCGGCAGTGGTGGCCGCACTGGTTTACGTCGTCCAGGCAGGCGGCCTGTCGGTCTTCTTCCTCAGCCGCCAGGAAGCAGGCCATGCGCTGGATGAAATCAGCCCTGACAGCGGGCATGCCCTGCGCGCCATCATTTCCTCTGCCGGGTCAGTCGGCTGCCTTACGGCGCTGATCTTCTACCTGCATGTCTGGCGCACCCGCGACCGCGCACTGGCTGCAGTGGACGGTCTCCTTATGGCGGCGCTTCTGGCGATGAACATTGTGGTCAACAATCCCGTATCGAATTCCCGTTACTGGACGCTCGCGGTGCTCTTTGGCCTGATGCTGCCCCTGATCCGCGGGCGGAAGAACTTGTTCAACGCTGCGGTGGTCGGGGGAGTCATAGCGTCCATCGTCATTTTTCCCTTGTCGGACATTACCCGCCGTGCGGGCGGACAGGGGACGCCGGTGAACCTCGACTCGGTCTGGATCGTTATTGCCACTAAGGATTACGACCAGTTCACCATGCTCGCCAACACCTTGGCCTATACCGATAACAACGGCTTCTCTTGGGGCCTGCAAGCCCTGGGGCCGCTCCTGTTCTGGGTGCCGCGCGTCATCTGGGCCAATAAACCGCTGGACACCGGCGTTGAGGTGGGCCAATGGATGAACAGCGTCAACCTCAACCTTTCGGCACCGCTGTGGGCCGAAGCCTGGATCAACTTCGGGCTGCCGGGCCTGATCCTGGTGTTCGCCGCGCTGGGCATGCTGTCACGGCGCCTGGACTCGGGGTTCAGGGCAGAAATCCTGAGCAAGGGTGCGGTCGGATACCTGGGCATTTCCATTCTCGCCGGGTACCTGTTCATTCTCCTGCGCGGGTCGCTGCTGCAGTCCATGGGCCGGCTCATGATCCTGGTACTTTCGGTCGCGATCCTGACCGCCGTCACAAACCGCCGAGAAAGGCTCCAGCCATGA
- a CDS encoding MATE family efflux transporter: MGGFRRLVTFADQGVSSVSNFVAVAVAANVAGASEFGQFSLAYAGLLLFLGGQRALVGETLLVRYSQTGKLTRDVASASLGATLLVALPAVMLLLAGAVLSGAENSLVWLVMAAASPFVLLQDSIRYLFICQGRPALALLIDGLWAGGSISAMLLAAQSGSALWVVLAWWGAGAAAALAAGLIIARSVPAVPAGVRWLLLNRDFAFRYLAEFAALNASTFGVLYFLVFPLGAAGVGALRAAQLLFSPLNTVFSAIKTAVIPELVRTRGTGAFRSRLLETFVLVLVLCVGWGAAVLMLPASAGEFVLGETWHNASELRWPYAVQYLAMVPYTVLLAYFRAVQVNRLSTLMRGVLAVLTLVLPLALALGGSAAASAWGFTGAVAIAAVCGLVAVRVARVRSARPAAGALEPVD, translated from the coding sequence GTGGGGGGATTCCGCCGGCTGGTCACCTTCGCGGACCAGGGCGTTTCCAGTGTTTCCAATTTTGTGGCGGTGGCGGTGGCAGCCAATGTGGCAGGTGCCTCCGAGTTTGGCCAGTTTTCACTGGCCTATGCCGGCCTGCTGTTGTTTCTGGGGGGCCAGCGGGCCCTGGTGGGGGAGACCCTGCTGGTGCGGTATTCCCAAACCGGCAAACTGACCCGGGATGTTGCCTCGGCCAGCCTGGGGGCCACCCTGCTGGTGGCGTTGCCTGCCGTCATGCTCCTGCTGGCCGGGGCGGTCCTCTCCGGTGCAGAGAACTCCCTCGTATGGCTGGTGATGGCGGCGGCGTCGCCGTTTGTGCTGCTGCAGGACAGCATCCGATACCTGTTCATCTGCCAGGGGCGGCCGGCGCTGGCACTCCTGATCGACGGACTCTGGGCGGGAGGGTCCATCAGTGCGATGCTGTTGGCTGCTCAGTCCGGCAGCGCGCTGTGGGTAGTCCTGGCGTGGTGGGGTGCAGGTGCTGCCGCCGCGCTCGCGGCCGGTCTCATCATTGCCCGCAGCGTCCCGGCTGTTCCTGCCGGCGTCCGCTGGCTGCTGCTCAACAGGGACTTTGCTTTCCGCTACCTTGCTGAATTTGCAGCGCTCAATGCCTCCACGTTTGGTGTGCTGTATTTTCTCGTGTTTCCGCTGGGTGCGGCGGGGGTGGGGGCGCTTAGGGCAGCGCAACTGCTCTTTTCTCCCTTGAACACGGTGTTCAGTGCGATCAAGACAGCCGTTATTCCCGAGCTGGTCCGGACTCGGGGAACCGGTGCGTTCCGCAGCAGGCTGCTCGAGACCTTCGTTCTTGTACTAGTCCTGTGTGTGGGGTGGGGCGCGGCCGTTCTGATGCTGCCGGCATCCGCCGGCGAGTTTGTGCTGGGGGAGACCTGGCACAATGCCTCAGAGCTGCGCTGGCCGTACGCGGTTCAGTACCTGGCCATGGTCCCGTATACGGTTCTTCTCGCTTACTTCCGGGCCGTCCAGGTCAACCGGCTGTCCACGCTGATGCGCGGGGTTCTGGCTGTCCTGACTCTTGTCCTGCCGCTGGCCCTGGCCCTGGGCGGATCTGCCGCCGCCTCGGCGTGGGGCTTCACCGGTGCGGTCGCTATTGCTGCGGTATGCGGGCTGGTTGCGGTACGCGTGGCCCGAGTCCGTTCCGCGCGGCCTGCGGCGGGCGCTCTCGAACCTGTGGATTAG
- a CDS encoding glycosyltransferase family 4 protein, translated as MDNTADTQHRRLSILQVGGLAGPGAAAGGVWAVARTQRAALAGLGETVELVGGWLGRVPKTDNTANGEDPVTLFRVRRPFPGARLRGLVSLRLPRYVAARAASSDVVQVHLCRDFITTAATVLLSRGNTPVIAQSHGMLVPSRSLPVRIYDTAITRWLVRIPRLWLTLTEDEERGLQQLGVDSVRMRRVVNATVASDHMWSDPEQQVFLFAARLAPRKQPAVFVQAALEALDRGLDAHFILAGPDQGEAARVRAMIAASAHAERFEVSGELTPAQVQSAMAACTAYVLPALNEPYPMSVIEAAAAGTPLIVTSECGLADDLYEGDAAVLAEPTADAFCRAMLNVGADPDRRIELGANARRVHQRLWSAERLAEELRKLCLEALEETAGSSWETIKPAEPVQQNGGRL; from the coding sequence ATGGATAACACAGCAGATACTCAGCACCGCCGCCTCAGCATCCTGCAGGTCGGGGGACTGGCAGGCCCGGGTGCGGCCGCGGGAGGAGTCTGGGCGGTTGCCCGGACCCAGAGGGCAGCCCTGGCGGGACTTGGCGAAACCGTCGAACTGGTGGGCGGCTGGCTGGGCAGGGTACCGAAGACCGATAACACTGCGAACGGCGAGGACCCGGTGACGCTGTTCCGGGTTCGGCGGCCGTTCCCCGGCGCCCGCCTGCGCGGACTGGTGAGTCTGCGCCTTCCCCGTTACGTGGCGGCACGCGCCGCATCATCGGACGTGGTCCAGGTTCATTTGTGCCGCGATTTCATCACCACCGCGGCTACGGTGCTGCTGAGCCGGGGAAACACTCCGGTCATTGCACAGTCCCACGGGATGCTGGTTCCCTCGCGCTCGCTGCCGGTGCGGATCTACGACACCGCCATCACGCGGTGGCTGGTCCGCATTCCGCGGCTCTGGCTGACGCTGACTGAGGATGAGGAACGCGGCCTGCAACAACTGGGCGTCGATTCTGTGCGGATGCGCCGGGTGGTTAATGCAACGGTTGCCTCCGACCACATGTGGTCGGATCCCGAGCAGCAGGTGTTCCTGTTCGCTGCGCGGCTGGCTCCCCGGAAACAGCCCGCGGTGTTTGTCCAGGCGGCTCTGGAAGCGCTCGACCGTGGACTGGACGCGCACTTTATCCTTGCCGGCCCTGACCAGGGGGAGGCCGCCCGGGTTCGGGCCATGATCGCCGCCTCGGCACATGCGGAACGATTCGAGGTGTCAGGGGAACTGACTCCGGCGCAGGTGCAGAGCGCCATGGCCGCCTGCACGGCGTATGTCCTGCCGGCCTTAAACGAGCCGTATCCCATGTCGGTAATCGAGGCAGCGGCTGCGGGAACACCGCTGATCGTGACTTCCGAATGCGGTCTTGCGGATGACCTCTATGAGGGTGATGCTGCAGTGCTGGCGGAGCCGACAGCAGATGCCTTCTGCCGGGCCATGCTGAATGTCGGCGCTGACCCGGACCGCCGGATTGAGCTGGGAGCAAACGCGCGCCGGGTGCATCAGCGGCTGTGGTCTGCTGAACGGCTGGCCGAGGAGCTCCGCAAACTCTGTTTGGAGGCTCTCGAAGAGACGGCCGGAAGTAGTTGGGAAACCATCAAGCCTGCCGAACCCGTCCAGCAGAACGGAGGCCGGCTATGA
- a CDS encoding CBM96 family carbohydrate-binding protein — protein sequence MFSVAAVAAATLIGVAAPATALSPGVAFSAAALPTWQTNGIAWAMAEANGVMYVGGTFTQVRPPGTAAGNSQSRAAVNFAAFDAYTGTPTSCALSFTGGTGATVRAMDVSPDGRRLYVGGNFTTVNGVAANRLAAINLPNCTVDTSFRPGTVNSTVRTVAATADAVYFGGDFTTVNGTARNRFAAVGTTGSLLPWAPAADGVGRALDVPAGRNVVLVSGDFSTVNGAESRAMAVVDKASGANVRTYPSASYIPATAVIKDVTSDGTSFYVAGEGLGSRSFDGRARLSLDNNYEQIWKDTCQGATQAVLPYKDVLYSGHHVHDCSSMDGFPDGTRKHLSAQDINDPYPFLGWSPDTNDGTGEALGPRALETTGTGSGDVLWVAGEFTTTNGTAQQSLTRFGPGPASAAPGTPANVSAVSFAAGQNQIRWTQSVDNDDSALTYSIYRNGSSTALGTVTGNSTWFNTPQLSFTDRTAVPGTAYSYRVRAGDGSSTSALSAQVSVTTATATQPYPASVLRDGASTYWRLDDSRATAPADTSTGNNRGIAYGGPLLAGTDGAVPGSTAGVFDGVDDQVSGQQRYAAPTTYTAEVWFKTDTVRGGKIFGFASGQPNRHGDRNSSGIVDRHLYMTTGGTLAYGVLNAANTPVSVSTAKAYNDNAWHHATAVQTASGFTLYVDGIAVATSPTAAAQTYTGSWRVGGDSLNNWPERPTSNYLAGSIDEFAAYPVALSTAQVTEHYTAGGGSPAEPEPAPDTTAPSGVSGASATVSSTTATLTWNAATDNVGVTGYRIHRSVTRGFTPSDSSLLTTSPGSALSYSDADLEPGTYYYRVVAIDAAGNAGAASDEASAAVAGAPPAEPVTLSLSPTADTYVNQSAPNAAYGTSASMASRGSQAYTSYLRFTPGTAVPAGMRLISASLRVYTTSDPLSNSVDRHSVQTVTGAWTEAGTTYNTRPALGSAVLGTVSPTATNTAYSVDLDPAAVSAALSESVDLAITGAGTDNAWFYTKEASSSRRPVLTLVFGP from the coding sequence ATGTTTTCGGTTGCGGCTGTGGCAGCAGCGACCTTGATTGGCGTTGCCGCTCCGGCCACCGCTCTGTCCCCGGGCGTGGCTTTCTCCGCCGCCGCGCTCCCCACCTGGCAGACGAACGGCATTGCGTGGGCCATGGCGGAGGCCAACGGCGTGATGTACGTCGGCGGCACCTTCACCCAGGTGCGGCCCCCCGGCACCGCGGCCGGCAACAGCCAGTCCCGGGCAGCAGTCAACTTCGCAGCCTTTGATGCCTACACGGGCACACCCACCTCATGCGCACTGTCCTTCACCGGCGGAACGGGCGCCACGGTGCGGGCCATGGATGTTTCCCCCGATGGCCGCAGGCTTTACGTGGGCGGAAATTTCACCACGGTCAACGGCGTCGCCGCGAACCGGCTGGCCGCCATCAACCTTCCGAACTGCACGGTGGACACCTCCTTCCGGCCCGGCACGGTGAACAGCACGGTGCGGACCGTCGCCGCCACCGCCGACGCCGTTTACTTCGGCGGCGACTTCACCACTGTCAACGGCACCGCCCGCAACCGCTTCGCAGCCGTTGGCACCACGGGCAGCCTGCTTCCGTGGGCGCCCGCGGCTGACGGCGTGGGCCGTGCCCTCGACGTCCCGGCGGGCAGGAACGTGGTTCTGGTTTCCGGGGACTTCAGCACGGTCAACGGCGCCGAATCGCGGGCGATGGCCGTGGTGGACAAGGCCTCCGGTGCCAATGTTCGCACGTATCCCTCAGCCAGCTACATCCCCGCCACGGCCGTGATCAAGGACGTGACGAGCGACGGCACCAGCTTCTACGTCGCCGGTGAGGGCCTGGGATCAAGGTCCTTCGACGGCCGGGCCCGGCTTTCCCTGGACAACAATTACGAGCAGATCTGGAAAGACACCTGCCAGGGCGCCACCCAGGCGGTGCTGCCCTACAAGGACGTGCTCTACTCCGGGCACCACGTCCACGACTGCTCCAGCATGGATGGCTTCCCCGACGGCACCCGCAAGCACCTCTCCGCCCAGGACATCAACGATCCGTACCCGTTCCTCGGCTGGAGCCCCGACACCAATGACGGCACCGGGGAAGCCCTGGGCCCGCGGGCACTGGAGACCACCGGCACGGGCAGCGGCGATGTCCTGTGGGTTGCCGGTGAATTCACCACCACCAACGGCACCGCCCAGCAGAGCCTGACCCGCTTCGGTCCCGGGCCGGCATCCGCCGCTCCCGGCACGCCGGCCAACGTCAGCGCAGTCAGCTTCGCCGCCGGCCAGAACCAGATCCGCTGGACCCAAAGCGTGGACAATGACGACTCCGCCCTCACCTACAGCATCTACCGCAACGGCAGTAGCACCGCACTCGGCACCGTGACCGGCAACTCCACCTGGTTCAACACACCCCAGCTGTCCTTCACCGACCGCACGGCGGTGCCGGGCACTGCCTACTCCTACCGGGTGCGGGCAGGCGACGGCTCCAGCACAAGCGCCCTCTCCGCGCAGGTTTCCGTCACCACTGCCACGGCCACCCAGCCCTACCCTGCTTCGGTGCTCCGTGACGGTGCCTCCACATACTGGCGGCTCGACGACAGCCGCGCCACCGCTCCGGCAGACACCTCCACGGGCAACAACCGGGGCATTGCCTACGGCGGTCCCCTCCTGGCCGGCACCGATGGTGCCGTACCCGGCAGCACGGCAGGCGTGTTTGACGGTGTCGACGACCAGGTCTCCGGACAGCAGCGGTACGCTGCTCCCACCACCTACACCGCCGAGGTCTGGTTCAAAACCGACACGGTGCGCGGCGGCAAGATCTTCGGTTTCGCTTCCGGCCAGCCCAATCGCCACGGCGACCGGAACTCCAGCGGGATCGTGGACCGCCACCTGTATATGACCACCGGCGGGACACTGGCCTACGGTGTCCTCAATGCGGCCAACACCCCGGTCAGCGTCAGCACCGCCAAGGCCTACAACGACAACGCGTGGCACCACGCAACGGCAGTCCAGACCGCTTCGGGGTTCACGCTGTACGTGGACGGCATTGCCGTGGCCACCAGTCCGACAGCCGCCGCACAAACCTACACCGGCTCCTGGCGGGTGGGCGGCGACAGCCTGAACAACTGGCCCGAACGGCCCACCAGCAATTACCTGGCCGGGTCCATCGACGAATTCGCGGCCTACCCCGTGGCCCTCAGCACCGCCCAGGTAACCGAGCACTACACCGCAGGCGGGGGAAGTCCCGCTGAGCCGGAACCGGCTCCCGACACCACCGCACCCAGCGGCGTGTCCGGTGCGTCGGCCACGGTCAGCAGCACCACGGCCACGCTCACTTGGAATGCAGCCACCGACAATGTGGGCGTCACCGGGTACCGGATCCACCGGTCGGTGACGAGGGGTTTCACGCCGTCGGACAGCAGCCTGCTGACCACCTCCCCCGGTTCGGCGCTCTCCTACAGTGATGCGGATCTGGAACCGGGAACCTACTACTACCGGGTGGTGGCCATCGATGCCGCCGGGAATGCCGGCGCGGCGTCCGACGAGGCGAGCGCCGCTGTCGCCGGCGCTCCTCCGGCCGAACCGGTGACCCTGTCCCTGTCCCCGACCGCAGACACCTATGTGAACCAGAGTGCTCCCAATGCGGCTTATGGAACGTCTGCATCCATGGCTTCACGTGGCTCGCAGGCCTATACCTCGTACCTGAGGTTTACTCCCGGCACCGCCGTGCCGGCAGGAATGCGACTGATTTCGGCCAGCCTGCGGGTGTACACGACCTCCGATCCCCTCAGCAATTCCGTTGACCGGCACAGTGTCCAAACGGTTACCGGGGCTTGGACGGAAGCGGGCACCACCTACAACACCCGGCCGGCGTTGGGCAGCGCGGTGCTGGGCACCGTCTCGCCGACGGCGACGAACACCGCCTACTCCGTGGACCTGGATCCCGCAGCTGTCTCAGCCGCACTGTCCGAGTCCGTTGACCTGGCGATTACCGGCGCAGGCACCGACAATGCCTGGTTTTACACAAAGGAAGCGTCCTCCAGCCGCCGGCCGGTCCTGACACTGGTCTTCGGCCCCTAA
- a CDS encoding SGNH/GDSL hydrolase family protein: MGLVIAAGLLTFYAMSQSQEANGAPGPARTTQPAEKVPQIDILGDSYVGGSAEGGNGAANWTKVVGTRFYDQGSRVELNVIAQPGSGYLARGTTDLVFREAATLRLRPTADVVLVFGSRNDGRQDDTTMYDAAQSLYSDIQNIAPEAKVVVVGPVWVDADVPDFISANNEAMARAASDGNVVYIDALAEGWFAGSEDGLIGADGIHPTDEGHAYLASKIFPLLEDIIEEPAP, translated from the coding sequence ATGGGCCTCGTCATCGCCGCCGGGTTGCTGACTTTTTACGCGATGTCCCAGTCGCAGGAGGCGAACGGCGCTCCTGGCCCTGCCCGCACGACACAACCCGCGGAGAAGGTTCCCCAGATCGATATCCTGGGTGACTCCTATGTGGGCGGCTCCGCCGAGGGCGGCAACGGTGCCGCCAACTGGACCAAGGTGGTCGGCACCCGCTTCTATGACCAGGGCTCCCGCGTCGAGCTGAATGTGATTGCCCAGCCGGGATCCGGCTATCTGGCCCGCGGCACCACCGACTTGGTTTTCCGGGAGGCCGCCACGCTCCGGCTGCGCCCCACCGCTGATGTGGTGCTGGTCTTCGGCAGCCGCAACGACGGCCGGCAGGACGACACCACGATGTACGACGCTGCACAGTCGCTCTACTCCGACATCCAGAACATTGCTCCCGAGGCGAAGGTTGTTGTTGTCGGACCCGTGTGGGTGGACGCCGACGTTCCTGACTTCATCTCCGCCAACAATGAGGCGATGGCCCGGGCCGCGTCCGATGGGAATGTCGTCTACATTGATGCCCTTGCCGAGGGCTGGTTTGCCGGTTCCGAAGACGGGCTGATCGGCGCGGACGGGATCCATCCCACGGATGAGGGCCATGCCTACCTCGCCTCGAAGATCTTCCCTCTCCTCGAGGACATCATTGAGGAGCCTGCTCCGTAG
- a CDS encoding glycosyltransferase family 2 protein: MLIQTKNEERGIVTCLAGLKEFDEVIVVDSNSTDRTAELAKEAGASVINFTWDGRFPQKKQWMITQVDTRNEWLLVMDADEFPTPELAAELRSIAEDPAEVRVAFDVPVAYHFAGAELKHGHRVVKRTFLRQGMNSYPNIDLLHFPGIGEQEAHYQPEAHGPVGRTTGKLAHNDLDPVRTWFDRHNLYSDWEASIRTHAETRGSVRASKTSQGRRFDALPLKPLVFFLYSYVLRRGFLDGRPGFDYALGLSMYYWQIGLKSRELQREQTADHG, translated from the coding sequence GTGTTGATTCAAACCAAAAACGAGGAAAGGGGAATTGTTACCTGCCTAGCCGGTCTCAAAGAATTTGACGAGGTTATTGTTGTTGATTCCAACAGCACCGACCGCACCGCTGAGCTGGCCAAGGAAGCCGGCGCTTCGGTCATCAACTTCACATGGGACGGCAGATTCCCGCAGAAAAAGCAGTGGATGATCACACAGGTGGACACCCGGAACGAGTGGTTGCTCGTCATGGACGCAGATGAGTTTCCCACGCCGGAACTGGCCGCCGAACTCCGGTCCATAGCCGAAGACCCTGCCGAAGTCCGGGTGGCGTTTGACGTGCCGGTGGCCTATCACTTTGCGGGTGCGGAGCTGAAGCACGGACACCGCGTGGTGAAGCGGACTTTCCTCCGGCAGGGGATGAACTCCTACCCCAACATCGATCTGCTGCATTTTCCCGGTATCGGCGAACAGGAAGCGCACTACCAGCCGGAAGCGCACGGTCCCGTGGGAAGGACCACCGGCAAACTGGCCCACAATGACCTGGATCCGGTCCGGACATGGTTTGACCGGCACAACCTCTATTCGGATTGGGAAGCCTCAATCCGCACCCATGCCGAAACCCGGGGCAGCGTCCGCGCGTCCAAGACCAGCCAGGGGCGCCGGTTCGATGCGCTCCCGCTGAAACCGCTGGTGTTCTTTCTTTACAGCTATGTGCTGCGCCGGGGGTTCCTGGACGGCAGGCCAGGGTTCGACTATGCGCTGGGCCTGTCCATGTACTACTGGCAGATTGGGCTGAAATCGCGGGAACTGCAGCGGGAGCAGACGGCGGACCATGGATAA
- a CDS encoding CDP-alcohol phosphatidyltransferase family protein yields MSQTLPQTRATFRESFNQLKQAQKTRKGAPLYLLYVNRPAGRAVAAALRHTRLTPNHVTLAGAVCTYGSLVWLAFGAAANLSSALVGALLVVGYILDSADGQLARLQGTSSAFGEWLDHALDNGRITVMHVAAFCFLARTTDYDHIQLAAVCGLFLLSSSCIFFGGALLDQLRKNPRAPRGADARPSGTAAAPSMPAAAFAAAAGGDTNRDSGRAENRRANRADNRRMLMRSAVTLPVDYGMTCLAFLLLPWPRVFLAAYLVLAAAHVLMAAAFLPKWRSELLALG; encoded by the coding sequence ATGAGTCAAACCCTCCCGCAGACTCGGGCCACCTTTCGTGAGTCGTTCAACCAGCTGAAGCAGGCACAGAAAACCCGCAAGGGAGCCCCGCTGTACCTGCTGTACGTCAACCGACCGGCGGGCCGGGCCGTGGCAGCGGCCCTAAGGCACACGAGGCTGACGCCCAACCATGTCACCCTGGCCGGTGCGGTGTGTACCTACGGCTCGCTGGTTTGGCTAGCCTTCGGAGCCGCGGCCAACCTATCGTCGGCACTGGTGGGAGCGCTGCTGGTGGTGGGATACATCCTTGATTCGGCCGACGGACAGCTGGCGCGTCTGCAGGGCACCAGTTCCGCCTTCGGCGAGTGGCTCGACCATGCACTGGACAACGGCCGGATTACGGTCATGCACGTGGCTGCCTTTTGCTTCCTCGCGCGCACCACCGACTACGACCACATTCAGCTGGCCGCCGTGTGTGGACTGTTTTTGCTCTCCAGCTCCTGCATTTTCTTCGGCGGTGCCCTGCTGGATCAGCTGCGCAAGAATCCCCGTGCGCCGAGGGGTGCTGATGCACGGCCTTCGGGGACCGCCGCTGCACCGTCGATGCCTGCTGCCGCGTTTGCCGCAGCCGCAGGCGGGGACACGAACCGGGACTCTGGCCGGGCGGAAAACCGCCGCGCAAACCGGGCTGACAACCGCCGGATGCTGATGCGGTCAGCTGTAACCCTGCCGGTGGATTACGGCATGACCTGCCTGGCGTTTCTGCTGCTGCCCTGGCCCCGGGTGTTCCTGGCGGCCTATCTGGTGCTGGCGGCAGCACACGTGCTGATGGCCGCGGCGTTCCTGCCGAAATGGCGTTCCGAGCTCCTGGCGCTGGGTTAG
- a CDS encoding polysaccharide biosynthesis tyrosine autokinase, with product MREQILILRRNWMLIVSFALIGLISAGAISVLMPKTYTATSNLFVSTQNVETSAELQQGSVFSLNRVGSYVELVSMPQVLNPVIENLDLDMTPQELATKVKAGTSRNTVLIEIQAVDSSPQRAADIANGVVASLITSVADLERPTNGLPSPMRLTSVDTAQPPSSASSPKTPLNLALGLLYGLALGLVVAILRHVLDRHVRTEADLRKSTDLPLLGGITESTRHTSRPTILGGAGTEAFRQLRTNLEFAAVSQQMKSLVITSSQAGEGKSTVALNLALSIAQSGQRVILVDADLRLPSVSSATGLEGSVGLTTVLIGRTSLAEATQHWGTGGLSVLTSGPLPPNPTELLGSDAMQKLVKELEAEYDTVILDAPPVLPVADTAILTRHTDGILLVVGATRVSQHNLSKAVEQLSLVNANVVGAVLNRIPRSGPDANSAYLSDYGVTPLPVIRDNDGGPASPVAEAEAAIVRDSQNSRALSKG from the coding sequence ATGCGCGAACAAATACTCATCCTTCGCCGCAATTGGATGCTCATAGTCTCATTTGCACTCATCGGGTTGATCAGCGCCGGAGCTATTTCCGTACTGATGCCCAAAACCTATACCGCCACTAGCAACCTGTTTGTCTCCACCCAGAATGTTGAAACCTCCGCCGAACTCCAGCAGGGCAGCGTCTTCTCCCTGAACCGGGTCGGGTCCTACGTGGAGCTGGTCAGCATGCCCCAGGTCCTGAACCCGGTCATTGAGAACCTTGATTTGGACATGACGCCCCAGGAGCTGGCCACCAAGGTCAAGGCAGGGACCTCCCGCAACACCGTCCTAATCGAGATCCAGGCGGTGGATTCCTCACCCCAGCGTGCGGCGGATATCGCCAACGGCGTGGTGGCCAGCCTGATCACCTCAGTTGCTGATCTGGAGCGGCCCACCAACGGACTGCCCTCCCCCATGCGCCTCACGTCGGTAGACACGGCCCAGCCGCCGTCGTCCGCTTCCAGTCCCAAGACACCGTTGAACCTGGCGTTGGGGCTGTTGTACGGCCTCGCCCTCGGGCTGGTTGTGGCGATCCTCCGCCATGTCCTGGACCGCCATGTGCGCACGGAGGCCGATCTGCGCAAGTCCACCGACCTGCCGCTGCTCGGCGGGATTACCGAATCCACGCGGCACACCAGCCGCCCGACCATCCTGGGTGGCGCGGGAACCGAGGCCTTCCGGCAACTGCGGACCAATCTGGAGTTTGCAGCCGTCAGCCAGCAGATGAAGTCGCTGGTGATCACGTCTTCGCAGGCGGGTGAGGGCAAGAGTACCGTGGCCCTGAACCTGGCCCTGAGCATCGCGCAAAGCGGGCAGCGGGTAATCCTGGTCGACGCCGATCTGCGGCTTCCTTCGGTGTCCAGTGCCACCGGCTTGGAAGGCAGCGTTGGCCTAACCACCGTGCTGATCGGGCGCACCAGCCTGGCTGAGGCAACCCAGCACTGGGGCACCGGCGGCCTGTCGGTGCTGACTTCCGGACCGCTGCCGCCGAATCCCACCGAGCTGCTCGGCTCCGATGCCATGCAGAAACTGGTCAAAGAACTCGAAGCCGAATACGACACGGTGATTCTGGATGCTCCGCCGGTGCTGCCGGTGGCCGATACCGCGATCCTCACCCGCCACACCGACGGCATCCTGCTGGTCGTGGGAGCAACCCGGGTCAGCCAGCACAACCTCTCCAAGGCTGTGGAGCAGCTAAGCCTGGTGAACGCGAATGTGGTGGGAGCGGTCCTCAACCGCATTCCGCGGTCCGGCCCGGATGCCAACTCCGCCTACCTCTCCGATTACGGCGTCACGCCGCTGCCCGTCATCCGCGACAACGACGGCGGTCCGGCCTCTCCCGTGGCCGAAGCAGAAGCCGCGATTGTCCGGGACAGCCAGAACAGCAGGGCACTGAGCAAGGGATAA